From Corynebacterium sp. BD556, the proteins below share one genomic window:
- a CDS encoding DEAD/DEAH box helicase — protein sequence MAFTEQLLEDFRASRPFPLDGFQVEACQALEADHGVLVCAPTGSGKTIVGEFAVYCALRRGTKCFYTTPIKALSNQKYHDLVAEHGESAVGLLTGDVSINASAEIVVMTTEVLRNMIYAHAPQLDRLAFVVMDEIHYLADRDRGAVWEEVILNLDDSVSLVGLSATVSNSEEFGEWLETVRGDTKVIVSDKRPIPLSQYMLVGRKLFPLFESASDGQVNRELEFAISRIEAGSADEGRADFGKTSGFRSRAAGRRGRREAKIRPVGRPELISALQGRDMLPAIVFIFSRAGCDSALFQCLRSRKELTTPQEQDQIKAIADAGVADIPEEDLEILNYRQLRTAWSRGFAAHHAGLLPAFKHIVEELFVRGLVSVVFATETLALGINMPARTVVLEKLVKFNGEAHVDLTPGQYTQLTGRAGRRGIDVIGNAVVQWAPTMDPHEVAGLASTRTYPLISPFQPGYNMAINMLKMNGFDESIRLIEQSFAQFQTDRSVVGEVRDIQRRQSKVKKLRAQLERDVASFAPQSDDAAQQLVEYMNLRRDLTEAEKLAHQESLTQRYTETTRILARLQVGEVIALPGKKKPELAAVVQVAGKQDDPRPWITTERGWSGRIEAAALRNPPVVVGRIKVPRHMRDQPRRHAKKVAQLLHSADLHGPKKLKERARVRPSKKVTALREAMRNHPVHNWPATDREMLARVAAELVREQRTLERLKKHVDSSTDSLGRTFERIVGLLTEMDYVEVVEAVPQVTDEGERLARIHNVSDLLVAQCLKRGIWNELDPAELAGVAAMCVFENRKSNGAAPEAATENMAAAMESTMRIYGELVSDEQRHQLPPTRLPDPAFSLSIHQWTAGAPLGYALAAAAESGAELTPGDFVRWCRQVIDLLEQVAKTGYTSEIQRNANKAIDAIRRGVVAIGN from the coding sequence ATGGCTTTCACTGAGCAGCTCTTGGAGGATTTCCGCGCTTCCCGCCCCTTCCCGCTCGACGGTTTCCAGGTGGAGGCCTGCCAGGCCCTTGAGGCCGACCACGGGGTTTTAGTGTGCGCACCTACCGGCTCCGGAAAAACCATCGTCGGGGAGTTTGCCGTCTACTGCGCGCTGCGGCGGGGCACCAAATGCTTTTACACCACCCCTATCAAAGCGCTCAGCAACCAGAAATACCACGACCTTGTCGCCGAACATGGGGAATCGGCCGTTGGCCTGCTCACCGGCGATGTCAGCATCAACGCCTCCGCCGAGATCGTCGTGATGACCACCGAAGTTTTGCGCAACATGATTTATGCGCACGCACCTCAACTTGATCGTCTCGCGTTTGTGGTTATGGACGAAATTCACTACCTGGCTGACAGGGACCGCGGGGCCGTGTGGGAGGAGGTCATCCTCAACCTCGACGATTCCGTTTCCTTGGTCGGGCTGTCGGCCACCGTGTCCAACTCCGAGGAGTTCGGCGAATGGCTCGAAACGGTTCGCGGCGACACAAAAGTTATCGTCTCGGACAAACGCCCCATCCCGCTGAGCCAGTACATGTTGGTTGGGCGCAAACTGTTTCCCCTTTTCGAATCCGCAAGTGATGGTCAGGTCAACCGAGAACTTGAGTTTGCTATCTCCCGCATCGAGGCCGGCAGCGCGGATGAGGGCCGTGCAGATTTCGGCAAAACTAGCGGCTTTCGCTCCCGGGCGGCGGGGCGCAGGGGGCGTCGAGAAGCGAAAATTCGCCCTGTCGGGCGACCGGAACTGATCTCCGCCTTACAGGGCCGAGACATGTTGCCGGCCATCGTTTTTATCTTCTCCCGCGCCGGCTGCGACTCGGCGCTTTTTCAGTGCCTGCGCTCCCGCAAGGAACTGACCACACCGCAAGAGCAAGACCAGATCAAGGCCATCGCGGACGCTGGAGTCGCCGACATCCCAGAAGAAGACCTTGAGATTCTCAACTACCGTCAGTTGCGCACCGCGTGGTCCCGCGGCTTCGCCGCCCACCATGCAGGCCTTCTCCCAGCTTTCAAACACATCGTCGAAGAATTATTTGTCCGTGGGCTGGTCAGCGTCGTCTTCGCCACCGAAACCTTGGCGCTAGGAATTAACATGCCGGCGCGCACCGTAGTGCTGGAAAAGTTGGTCAAATTCAACGGTGAGGCGCATGTTGATCTCACCCCGGGCCAATACACGCAGCTAACCGGTCGTGCTGGACGCCGCGGCATCGACGTCATCGGCAACGCCGTCGTGCAGTGGGCACCCACCATGGACCCTCACGAAGTCGCCGGATTGGCCTCCACCCGAACCTACCCACTGATCTCGCCGTTTCAGCCCGGCTACAACATGGCCATCAACATGCTGAAGATGAATGGCTTCGATGAGTCGATCCGCTTAATTGAGCAGTCCTTCGCCCAGTTCCAAACGGATCGTTCCGTCGTGGGGGAGGTAAGAGACATTCAACGACGCCAGTCGAAGGTGAAAAAGCTACGCGCCCAACTAGAACGCGACGTAGCCTCCTTCGCCCCGCAAAGCGATGACGCAGCGCAGCAACTCGTTGAGTACATGAACCTGCGCCGAGATCTAACCGAAGCAGAAAAGCTTGCTCACCAAGAGTCCCTCACTCAGCGCTACACCGAAACAACCCGCATCCTGGCGCGGTTGCAAGTCGGCGAAGTCATTGCTCTGCCGGGCAAGAAGAAACCTGAGCTTGCGGCGGTTGTCCAAGTCGCCGGTAAGCAAGATGACCCGCGGCCATGGATCACCACAGAGCGAGGGTGGTCAGGGCGCATTGAGGCGGCTGCGTTGAGAAACCCGCCGGTAGTCGTCGGCAGGATTAAGGTGCCGCGCCACATGCGCGACCAACCCCGCCGCCATGCGAAAAAAGTCGCCCAGCTTCTGCATAGCGCGGATTTGCACGGACCAAAGAAATTGAAAGAAAGGGCACGGGTGCGTCCTTCAAAGAAGGTCACCGCTTTGCGCGAAGCCATGCGCAACCACCCCGTGCATAATTGGCCGGCGACAGACCGGGAGATGCTCGCCCGTGTGGCCGCAGAACTGGTGCGCGAGCAGCGCACACTTGAACGCTTAAAAAAGCACGTAGATTCCTCCACGGATTCACTTGGGCGCACCTTCGAGCGCATCGTCGGCCTGCTCACCGAGATGGATTACGTCGAAGTTGTCGAGGCAGTGCCCCAGGTCACCGACGAAGGCGAGCGACTCGCGCGTATCCACAATGTTTCGGATCTTTTGGTTGCCCAATGCCTCAAGCGCGGTATCTGGAACGAACTCGACCCAGCCGAGTTGGCGGGTGTGGCAGCAATGTGCGTTTTTGAAAACCGCAAAAGCAACGGCGCTGCCCCAGAAGCTGCGACGGAGAACATGGCAGCGGCAATGGAGTCCACGATGCGCATTTATGGTGAGTTGGTTTCTGATGAACAGCGCCACCAGCTTCCGCCGACCAGGCTTCCAGATCCTGCTTTTAGCCTTTCCATTCACCAATGGACCGCGGGTGCGCCGCTAGGTTACGCGCTTGCGGCCGCGGCTGAATCCGGTGCGGAGCTGACCCCGGGAGATTTCGTGCGTTGGTGTCGCCAGGTCATCGATTTGCTTGAGCAGGTGGCCAAAACCGGCTACACCTCCGAGATTCAGCGCAACGCGAACAAAGCCATTGATGCGATCCGCCGCGGCGTGGTAGCCATCGGCAACTAA
- the tatC gene encoding twin-arginine translocase subunit TatC, giving the protein MTLVEHLKELRRRIIVSLAAILVGTVLGFIWYQSAPPGMSPLGEIIRGPYCTLPAHLRADFTGDGQCRLLATNPFEMFMLRLKVGALAGLVVASPVWLTQIWRFITPGLHRNEKRYTFTFVTLAVLLFVAGALLAYFVLDQGLYVLISIGSEFQIAALTGREYYNFLLALVVIFGVSFELPLVIIMLNIVGVLRYEHVRDKRRMIIVGLFIFSAFMTPGQDPFSMVALAFSMTLLVEVAFQVCRIRDNRAREKRPDWLDLDDGEASGPITPAAPIATPEPVEPTRSVKPEDYFNDVL; this is encoded by the coding sequence ATGACGCTGGTGGAGCACTTAAAGGAGCTCCGTCGCCGCATCATCGTGTCTCTGGCTGCCATTCTTGTCGGCACGGTGCTGGGCTTCATCTGGTACCAGTCTGCCCCTCCCGGCATGTCACCTCTCGGCGAGATCATTCGCGGGCCCTATTGCACCCTGCCAGCGCACCTGCGCGCTGACTTCACCGGCGACGGACAGTGCCGCCTTTTGGCAACCAATCCCTTTGAAATGTTTATGCTGCGCCTGAAGGTCGGTGCGCTCGCTGGCTTGGTTGTCGCCTCGCCAGTGTGGTTGACACAGATCTGGCGCTTCATCACGCCGGGCCTTCACCGCAACGAGAAACGCTACACTTTTACATTTGTCACTTTGGCCGTGCTGCTTTTCGTCGCCGGTGCCCTGCTTGCTTACTTCGTTTTGGACCAAGGCCTGTACGTTCTTATTTCCATCGGTTCCGAGTTTCAAATCGCGGCTTTGACCGGACGGGAGTATTACAACTTTCTGCTTGCGCTCGTGGTCATTTTCGGCGTGAGCTTCGAGCTGCCACTGGTGATCATCATGCTCAATATCGTCGGCGTGCTGCGCTACGAGCACGTCCGCGACAAGCGCCGCATGATTATTGTCGGCCTGTTCATCTTTTCTGCCTTTATGACACCAGGTCAAGACCCTTTCTCCATGGTGGCCCTCGCCTTTTCGATGACACTTCTGGTGGAGGTTGCCTTCCAGGTCTGCCGCATCCGCGACAACAGGGCCCGCGAGAAGCGCCCTGACTGGTTAGATCTCGACGATGGGGAAGCCTCCGGGCCCATCACACCGGCTGCGCCGATTGCTACTCCGGAACCTGTCGAACCAACGCGGTCTGTCAAACCCGAGGACTATTTCAACGACGTACTCTAA
- a CDS encoding helix-turn-helix transcriptional regulator — protein MKDSPAKLEGLVRSLNLVPYLRQHPQATPMEIARDLGYSHEDIMADLTRLSMSGVGNGPGELIDLVASWTGITLIDDQGLNKPLRLTPTEANALLLTLESLETMPGLVNHDAVASAAAKLREHIRRPGVDDIDHPAGSKASVGATVSAAVAQRVQLIMEYYSQSSDTTTTRTVEPLSLFHKNGETYLRAVENGARKNFRIDRIRSAQLTETAVSAQPETFDENDPFGFATSTRAVLHIRSDATWLKDYWEIELGEPVEGQWQNATMPYGTPEWLIRFCLSQADRVRLIEPVELAEELTQRAREALRALR, from the coding sequence ATGAAAGATAGCCCCGCGAAGCTTGAGGGTTTGGTGCGCTCCCTCAACCTTGTCCCGTACCTGCGCCAGCACCCACAGGCGACCCCGATGGAGATCGCCCGCGACCTCGGGTACAGCCACGAGGACATCATGGCTGACTTGACGCGGCTAAGTATGTCCGGGGTGGGCAACGGCCCCGGTGAGCTAATCGACCTTGTCGCCTCGTGGACGGGCATCACGCTGATCGACGACCAAGGGTTAAACAAGCCCCTGCGCTTGACTCCCACCGAGGCGAACGCGCTGTTGTTGACCCTGGAGTCACTCGAGACGATGCCCGGCCTAGTTAACCATGACGCCGTGGCCTCCGCGGCCGCTAAGTTGCGCGAGCATATCCGCCGCCCCGGCGTCGACGATATCGACCATCCGGCCGGCTCGAAAGCCTCAGTTGGGGCCACCGTTTCCGCAGCGGTGGCCCAGCGGGTGCAACTGATCATGGAGTACTACTCGCAGTCCTCGGACACAACCACAACGCGCACCGTCGAACCGTTGTCGCTGTTTCACAAAAACGGTGAAACCTACCTGCGCGCCGTTGAAAACGGCGCCAGAAAGAACTTTCGCATTGACCGTATCCGCAGCGCCCAACTCACCGAAACAGCCGTCAGCGCACAGCCGGAAACCTTCGACGAAAATGATCCCTTTGGCTTCGCAACGTCAACGCGAGCCGTTTTGCACATCCGCAGCGACGCCACCTGGTTGAAAGATTACTGGGAAATTGAACTTGGTGAACCCGTTGAAGGGCAGTGGCAAAACGCCACGATGCCCTACGGCACCCCGGAGTGGCTCATCCGCTTTTGCCTCAGCCAAGCCGACCGAGTCAGGCTCATCGAGCCAGTCGAACTCGCCGAGGAACTCACCCAGCGGGCGCGGGAAGCACTTCGAGCGTTAAGATGA
- the tatA gene encoding Sec-independent protein translocase subunit TatA, whose protein sequence is MPNLGWTEILIILVIILLLFGANKLPDLARSMGRSARIFKSEVKEMSKDDQLDLPPALNQETGSVAQPQDHFGNGPKNQPHPQN, encoded by the coding sequence ATGCCCAATTTGGGTTGGACCGAAATCCTCATCATTCTAGTGATCATCTTGCTGCTTTTCGGCGCGAATAAGCTGCCGGATCTTGCACGCTCGATGGGCCGCTCCGCACGAATTTTCAAATCCGAGGTCAAGGAAATGAGCAAGGATGACCAGCTCGATTTACCGCCGGCGTTGAACCAGGAAACCGGCAGTGTCGCTCAGCCCCAGGACCACTTCGGGAATGGCCCAAAAAACCAGCCCCACCCGCAGAACTAG